In Gaiellales bacterium, a single window of DNA contains:
- a CDS encoding ATP-binding cassette domain-containing protein: MASAVLEVARLRKVFRVRGAGRGEEIVAVDDVSFTVAEGESLAVVGESGSGKTTLARMLVGLETPTSGRIAVAGADRSAPARRASERRRRGRETQIVFQDPYSSLDPRQTPASCIDEVLRLHFDRTGDERAARVAELGDQVGLDDRQLNALPGALSGGQRQRVAIARALAAEPRVLLLDEAVASLDVSIQAQILNLLADIRAATGISYVLISHDLAVVRQITDTTIVMQRGVAVEQGTTTDILDAPQHPYTQLLRGSVPGPGWKPVRRSRNGGAGA; encoded by the coding sequence GTGGCTAGCGCCGTCCTCGAGGTGGCACGGCTGCGCAAGGTGTTCCGGGTGCGCGGCGCCGGCCGCGGCGAGGAGATCGTCGCCGTCGACGACGTCAGCTTCACGGTCGCGGAGGGCGAGTCGCTGGCCGTGGTGGGCGAGTCCGGCTCCGGCAAGACGACGCTGGCGCGGATGCTGGTCGGCCTGGAGACGCCCACGTCCGGCCGCATCGCGGTCGCCGGCGCCGACCGCAGCGCTCCGGCCCGCAGGGCGTCCGAGCGGCGCCGGCGCGGCCGGGAGACCCAGATCGTGTTCCAGGATCCGTACAGCTCGCTGGACCCCCGCCAGACGCCGGCGTCCTGCATCGACGAGGTCCTGCGCCTGCACTTCGACCGCACCGGCGACGAGCGCGCCGCCCGCGTGGCCGAGCTGGGAGACCAGGTCGGCCTCGACGACCGCCAGCTCAATGCGCTCCCCGGCGCGCTCTCGGGCGGCCAGCGCCAGCGGGTCGCGATCGCCCGCGCGCTCGCGGCCGAGCCGCGTGTGCTCCTGCTCGACGAGGCGGTCGCGTCGCTCGACGTGTCGATCCAGGCGCAGATCCTGAACCTGCTCGCGGACATCCGTGCGGCCACGGGGATCAGCTACGTCCTGATCAGCCACGACCTGGCCGTCGTGCGCCAGATCACGGACACGACGATCGTCATGCAGCGCGGTGTTGCGGTCGAACAAGGTACGACTACCGACATCCTCGACGCGCCCCAGCATCCGTATACGCAGCTCCTGCGCGGGAGCGTGCCCGGTCCCGGGTGGAAACCCGTGCGCCGCAGCCGGAACGGCGGTGCCGGAGCCTGA
- a CDS encoding 2-dehydropantoate 2-reductase, which translates to MRFAVLGAGAIGAYVGAALDRGGADVVLIARGAHLQAMAEHGVRVESPRGDFEAHPAATDDVGAIAEADVIVLGLKSYGLPEMAPRIGELLRPGAAVVFAQNGIPWWYFQGVDGPLSGRTLESVDPGAVVTRSIGPEHVVGCVVYCATEIVAPGVVRHIEGTRFTIGTPGGERTDACRAISEAFVGGGLKCPVEDDLRPQIWLKLVGNAAFNPLTTVTRATLGGLGTSKSATAFARTVMEECAAVATALGIELPVSLDRRLEAGLAVGDHRTSMLQDWEAGKPLETDCMTGAVVEIAGMVDVPVPNTRALHELTHAVEELRDA; encoded by the coding sequence GTGAGGTTCGCCGTCCTCGGCGCCGGGGCGATCGGCGCCTACGTCGGGGCGGCGCTCGATCGCGGCGGCGCCGACGTCGTCCTGATCGCCCGCGGCGCGCACCTGCAGGCCATGGCCGAGCACGGCGTGCGGGTCGAGAGCCCGCGCGGCGACTTCGAGGCCCATCCCGCGGCCACCGACGACGTCGGCGCGATCGCCGAGGCCGACGTGATCGTCCTCGGGCTGAAGTCCTACGGGCTGCCCGAGATGGCGCCCCGCATCGGCGAGCTGCTGCGGCCGGGCGCCGCGGTCGTGTTCGCCCAGAACGGCATCCCCTGGTGGTACTTCCAGGGCGTCGACGGGCCGTTGAGCGGGCGCACGCTCGAGAGCGTCGACCCCGGCGCCGTCGTCACCCGGTCGATCGGGCCCGAGCACGTCGTCGGCTGCGTCGTCTACTGCGCGACCGAGATCGTGGCCCCGGGCGTCGTCCGCCACATCGAGGGCACGCGGTTCACGATCGGGACGCCGGGCGGGGAGCGCACCGACGCCTGCCGGGCGATCTCCGAGGCGTTCGTCGGCGGCGGCCTCAAGTGCCCCGTCGAGGACGACCTGCGCCCCCAGATCTGGCTGAAGCTGGTGGGGAACGCGGCGTTCAACCCGCTCACCACGGTGACGCGGGCGACCCTCGGCGGCCTCGGCACCTCGAAGTCGGCAACGGCCTTCGCCCGCACCGTGATGGAGGAGTGCGCCGCGGTCGCCACCGCGCTCGGGATCGAGCTGCCGGTGTCGCTCGACCGCCGGCTCGAGGCCGGCCTCGCCGTGGGCGACCACCGCACGTCCATGCTGCAGGACTGGGAGGCCGGGAAGCCGCTCGAGACAGACTGCATGACCGGCGCCGTCGTCGAGATCGCCGGCATGGTCGACGTTCCCGTCCCCAACACCCGAGCGCTGCACGAGCTCACACACGCCGTCGAGGAGCTGCGCGATGCCTGA
- a CDS encoding FAD-dependent oxidoreductase, translating into MADLEARYRARSLWLDGIESSLAPRPSLPGGVDCDVAIVGAGFTGLWAAYHLGRAQPDMRIVVCEREIAGFGPSGRNGGWVSGGLIGSADTYAREAGPDAVLRAYRETYAAVDHVGGAVEREGIDCGFRKGGSLFVATTQPQLARLRARQHELDAVGLGEEDSRVLGPAETNAVVGVAGCLEAAYSPHCARIDPARLVRGLAEACERLGVTIYERTPVTALGPRRLVTPHGSVKADVVLQATESYSVQLPRQRLRYLPLYSLMIATEPLPEQVWDEIGWTDGVVVSDMRHLFFYAQRTRDGRIAIGGRGAPYRLSRPIDDENERNAEVRARLERVIRRHFPAAASARITHHWGGPLGVPRDWSMAVHFDRGSGFGWAGGYAGHGVVAANIAGRTLADLVLGRDTDLVHLPWVGHQSRRWEPEPLRFVASRAIVRILGSADRSEDATGRPARRTRLLAPVLPPH; encoded by the coding sequence ATGGCGGACCTCGAGGCGCGCTACCGCGCGCGCAGCCTGTGGCTCGACGGGATCGAGTCGTCGCTCGCGCCGCGGCCGTCGCTGCCCGGCGGCGTCGACTGCGACGTCGCCATCGTCGGCGCGGGTTTCACCGGCCTGTGGGCCGCCTACCACCTGGGCCGCGCGCAGCCGGACATGCGGATCGTCGTCTGCGAGCGCGAGATCGCCGGCTTCGGGCCGTCGGGCCGGAACGGCGGCTGGGTGTCGGGCGGCCTGATCGGGAGCGCCGACACGTACGCGCGCGAGGCCGGCCCGGACGCGGTGCTGCGCGCCTACCGGGAGACGTACGCGGCCGTCGACCACGTCGGCGGGGCCGTCGAGCGCGAGGGCATCGACTGCGGGTTCCGCAAGGGCGGCTCCCTCTTCGTGGCGACCACGCAGCCGCAGCTGGCCCGGCTGCGGGCGCGGCAGCACGAGCTCGACGCCGTCGGCCTGGGCGAGGAGGACTCGCGGGTGCTCGGCCCGGCGGAGACGAACGCCGTCGTCGGCGTCGCCGGCTGTCTGGAGGCGGCCTACTCGCCCCACTGCGCCCGCATCGATCCGGCCCGGCTCGTCCGAGGGCTGGCCGAGGCGTGCGAGCGGCTCGGAGTCACGATCTACGAGCGCACGCCCGTCACCGCGCTCGGCCCGCGGCGGCTGGTCACGCCGCACGGCAGCGTCAAGGCCGACGTCGTACTCCAGGCCACGGAGTCCTACTCCGTCCAGCTGCCCCGCCAGCGCCTGCGCTACCTGCCGCTCTACTCGCTCATGATCGCCACCGAGCCGTTGCCGGAGCAGGTGTGGGACGAGATCGGCTGGACCGACGGCGTCGTCGTGAGCGACATGCGCCACCTCTTCTTCTACGCGCAGCGCACCCGGGACGGCCGGATCGCGATCGGCGGGCGCGGCGCGCCCTACCGGCTGAGCCGGCCGATCGACGACGAGAACGAGCGCAACGCCGAGGTGCGGGCGCGGCTCGAGCGGGTGATCCGGCGCCACTTTCCGGCTGCCGCCTCGGCTCGGATCACGCACCACTGGGGCGGCCCGCTCGGCGTGCCCCGCGACTGGTCGATGGCGGTGCACTTCGACCGCGGCTCCGGGTTCGGCTGGGCGGGCGGCTACGCCGGCCACGGCGTGGTCGCTGCGAACATCGCCGGGCGCACGCTGGCCGACCTCGTGCTCGGCCGCGACACCGATCTCGTGCACCTGCCGTGGGTGGGCCATCAGAGCCGGCGGTGGGAGCCGGAGCCGCTGCGCTTCGTCGCCTCGCGCGCGATCGTGCGCATCCTGGGCAGCGCCGACCGCAGCGAGGACGCGACCGGCAGGCCCGCCCGGCGCACGCGGCTGCTCGCGCCGGTGCTCCCGCCGCACTGA
- a CDS encoding alkaline phosphatase family protein, translating to MWRWVLPVAVVVAVLFGFMASRNGPTEHKGAHATPTITTPPTTAASTVAPMCGSTQGQAARVRHVVWIWMGTQAYTHMMGKLRVAPYINQLAQACGAAVRYTTITHPAISNDVAVLTGNINGLVHNSCDTTCTTTAPSLLSQVPSWRAFIGGMPGACRKLAGASYSRLSNPPTYVTPPGCAKYDLPLGTPRQGPLQRALAQNALPAFTLIAPDGCHDSGFDKHCGGKLKRAAFLARADLWLQGWINALTSSPAYKSGATVIFVTWNQGAPAKPLRIACTSGPARGACQVPLIVLSPHVKPGSGTAERLSHYSLLGATETLLGVPRLGNAAGPSGQALLRAFGL from the coding sequence ATGTGGAGATGGGTACTCCCGGTCGCGGTCGTTGTCGCGGTCCTCTTCGGGTTCATGGCGAGCCGCAACGGACCGACCGAGCACAAAGGGGCGCACGCCACGCCGACCATCACGACGCCTCCGACCACGGCCGCCTCGACGGTCGCGCCGATGTGCGGCTCGACGCAAGGCCAGGCGGCCAGGGTGCGCCACGTCGTCTGGATCTGGATGGGCACGCAGGCCTACACACACATGATGGGCAAGCTGCGCGTCGCCCCGTACATCAACCAGCTCGCCCAGGCCTGCGGGGCCGCGGTCCGGTACACCACGATCACCCACCCGGCGATCTCGAACGACGTCGCCGTGCTGACCGGCAACATCAACGGCCTCGTCCACAACTCGTGCGACACGACGTGCACGACGACGGCCCCGAGCCTCCTCTCGCAGGTGCCGTCCTGGCGGGCGTTCATCGGCGGCATGCCGGGGGCATGCCGGAAGCTCGCCGGAGCGAGCTATTCCCGTCTCTCCAATCCCCCCACCTACGTCACGCCGCCCGGGTGCGCGAAGTACGACCTGCCGCTGGGCACGCCGAGGCAGGGCCCGCTGCAGCGCGCGCTCGCGCAGAACGCGCTGCCGGCCTTCACGCTGATCGCGCCGGACGGCTGCCACGACAGCGGCTTCGACAAACACTGCGGCGGCAAGCTGAAGCGGGCGGCGTTCCTGGCCCGGGCCGACCTCTGGCTGCAGGGCTGGATCAACGCGCTGACGAGCTCTCCGGCCTACAAGTCGGGGGCGACGGTCATCTTCGTCACCTGGAACCAGGGCGCGCCTGCGAAGCCGCTGCGAATCGCCTGCACGAGCGGTCCGGCCCGCGGCGCCTGCCAGGTGCCGCTGATCGTCCTCTCGCCGCACGTCAAGCCAGGGTCGGGGACCGCGGAGCGCCTCAGCCACTACAGCCTGCTCGGCGCGACCGAGACCCTGCTGGGCGTCCCGCGCCTGGGGAATGCCGCGGGCCCGTCCGGCCAGGCCCTCCTGCGAGCGTTCGGCCTGTGA
- a CDS encoding gamma-glutamyltransferase, whose amino-acid sequence MPDPAHGGAYAVASPHADATEAGRAAFAAGGNAVDAALAAACALTVVYPHMCAVGGDIMALVHDGDAHAINASGRAPAAASAGGQVPERGVHTITVPGAVSAWHTMAERWGSRPAAAAIEVAAELAERGVPVARSLAGALADEAELVAADPGMRRVFSSEGRVLRMGDTLIQPALAATLRRLAANGADELYRGETGEQLVAGLAALGCLLTTADLAAHRADVEPSLDLTVGGLELHTMGANSQGFCLPQIMATVAHMGLADPLGAGAPMLAAIFRESARDRDTHLADPAAMTRPVEALLAPEHIADLAARAVSSAARPEMTTPAHGDTIAVVAADATGLSVSLIQSVFSGFGSGVLEPETGILLHNRGACFSSDPASPNALGPGKRPLHTLMPLIGTTDGRPTWVAGTMGGRAQAQIHAQMLLRRQAGADVVTAVSAPRMIVGDLEAGGRDVAVEEDFAAARDALARAGVEPAVMPRLSEAAGHAHAIVPTGNGSFEAASDPRSDGAAVCS is encoded by the coding sequence ATGCCTGATCCCGCCCACGGCGGCGCCTATGCCGTCGCCTCCCCCCACGCCGACGCGACCGAGGCCGGCCGGGCCGCCTTCGCCGCCGGCGGAAACGCCGTCGACGCCGCCCTGGCCGCCGCCTGCGCGCTCACGGTCGTCTACCCGCACATGTGCGCGGTGGGCGGCGACATCATGGCGCTCGTCCACGACGGCGATGCCCACGCGATCAACGCGAGCGGCCGCGCGCCGGCCGCCGCATCCGCCGGGGGCCAGGTGCCCGAGCGCGGCGTCCACACGATCACGGTGCCCGGCGCCGTCTCGGCGTGGCACACGATGGCCGAGCGCTGGGGCTCGCGCCCCGCGGCGGCGGCGATCGAGGTGGCGGCGGAACTGGCCGAGCGCGGCGTCCCGGTGGCGCGTTCGCTGGCGGGCGCCCTTGCCGACGAGGCCGAGCTCGTCGCCGCCGATCCCGGCATGCGCCGGGTCTTCTCGAGCGAGGGGCGCGTGCTGCGGATGGGCGACACGCTGATCCAGCCGGCGCTCGCCGCGACCCTGCGGCGGCTGGCCGCGAACGGCGCCGATGAGCTCTATCGCGGCGAGACGGGCGAGCAGCTGGTGGCGGGCCTGGCGGCCCTGGGCTGCCTGCTGACCACGGCCGATCTTGCCGCCCACCGGGCCGACGTCGAGCCGTCGCTCGACCTCACCGTCGGCGGCCTCGAACTGCACACGATGGGCGCGAACTCGCAGGGCTTCTGCCTGCCGCAGATCATGGCGACGGTCGCGCACATGGGGCTCGCCGATCCGCTCGGCGCCGGCGCGCCGATGCTCGCGGCGATCTTCCGCGAGTCGGCCCGCGACCGCGACACCCACCTCGCCGACCCAGCCGCGATGACGCGCCCCGTCGAGGCGCTTCTGGCGCCGGAGCACATCGCCGATCTGGCGGCGCGCGCGGTGTCGTCGGCGGCCCGGCCCGAGATGACGACGCCGGCGCACGGCGACACGATCGCCGTCGTCGCGGCCGACGCGACCGGCCTCTCGGTCTCGCTCATCCAGAGCGTCTTCTCGGGCTTCGGATCGGGCGTCCTCGAGCCCGAGACCGGCATCCTGCTCCACAACCGCGGCGCCTGCTTCTCGTCCGACCCGGCCAGCCCGAACGCCCTCGGCCCGGGCAAGCGGCCGCTGCACACGCTGATGCCGCTGATCGGGACGACCGACGGACGTCCGACGTGGGTGGCCGGGACGATGGGCGGGCGCGCCCAGGCCCAGATCCACGCCCAGATGCTGCTGCGGCGGCAGGCGGGCGCCGACGTCGTCACGGCGGTCTCGGCGCCGCGCATGATCGTGGGCGATCTCGAGGCCGGCGGCCGCGACGTCGCCGTCGAGGAGGACTTCGCCGCCGCCCGCGACGCCCTCGCGCGGGCCGGCGTCGAGCCGGCCGTGATGCCGCGCCTGAGCGAGGCCGCCGGGCATGCGCACGCGATCGTCCCGACCGGGAACGGCTCGTTCGAGGCCGCGTCGGACCCGCGCAGCGACGGGGCGGCGGTCTGCTCGTGA
- a CDS encoding response regulator transcription factor: MNASTQRVLVVEDDPAIARVLELELGEAGYRVEVAPAGCDGLAAMERDRPDLVVLDVRLPDMDGLSVCRRARRSGHDMPILMLTALDRVGDRVVGLDAGADDYLAKPFAIEELLARLRALSRRAGSDQTTLEAGPVRLDLESRDVTVDGAAVELTAREFDLLAFLMHAPGRVFTREQIYEGVWGFSYLGESKVIDFFVSALRRKLDTSEDGSIIRTVRGVGYTIRR, translated from the coding sequence GTGAACGCCTCCACGCAGCGCGTGCTCGTCGTCGAGGACGATCCGGCCATCGCGCGCGTGCTCGAGCTGGAGCTGGGCGAGGCGGGGTATCGGGTCGAGGTCGCACCGGCCGGCTGTGACGGCCTCGCCGCCATGGAGCGCGACCGTCCCGACCTGGTCGTCCTCGACGTGCGCCTGCCGGACATGGACGGCCTGAGCGTGTGCCGCCGGGCGCGCCGCTCCGGCCACGACATGCCGATCCTGATGCTGACCGCGCTCGATCGTGTCGGCGACCGGGTGGTCGGGCTGGACGCGGGGGCCGACGACTACCTCGCCAAGCCGTTTGCGATCGAGGAGCTCCTGGCCCGCCTGCGCGCGCTCAGTCGCCGAGCTGGGAGCGACCAGACGACGCTCGAGGCCGGCCCCGTTCGGCTCGACCTGGAGTCGCGCGACGTGACCGTCGACGGCGCCGCGGTCGAGCTCACCGCCCGGGAGTTCGACCTGCTCGCCTTCCTCATGCATGCGCCCGGCCGGGTGTTCACCCGCGAGCAGATCTACGAGGGCGTCTGGGGCTTCAGCTACCTGGGCGAGAGCAAGGTGATCGATTTCTTCGTGTCGGCGCTGCGGCGGAAGCTCGACACGTCCGAGGACGGGTCGATCATCCGCACGGTGCGCGGCGTCGGGTACACGATTCGCCGGTGA
- a CDS encoding AMP-binding protein: MTKLPEPLLELIRSDGARPALVCPDDGERVTHSELRERAAAIAARLRAAGVERGGRVAIVLPNGPEIVEVLLGVAAAGAAAAPLNPAYTEPEYRFYLEDLAPQLLVVGAGAAPIARAAADATPVVEVTPRAGAEPLLTRDGVDLPADRDGAGGGPEDVALLLHTSGTTSRPKQVPLLQRNLTSQARSIAAHYQLSPEDVSYCAMPLFHVHGLLASTLAQLAAGGTVIVPRRFSPRRFWGQAETHGVTWVSAGPTLHQMVLDQPGTAPGTLRFTRSCSSALSPRLMRDAEARYGVPMIEAYGMTEAGHQMTSNPLPPAARLEGSVGISAGAEIRVVDTAGRDVVPGAAGEVAIRGPGLTPGYLNNERANAEAFFDGWFRTGDEGTLCDGYLRLRGRLKEMIIRGGENISPQEIEAVLLSHPDVGEAVVFGVDDDKYGQTVAAAVVLTGSAAPDELRTHARKSLAAFKVPATIHVLSEIPKTPTGKVQRSRMPAHLAGGGS; this comes from the coding sequence GTGACGAAGCTCCCCGAACCGCTCCTCGAGCTGATCCGATCGGACGGGGCACGTCCCGCGCTCGTGTGTCCCGACGACGGCGAGCGGGTCACCCACTCCGAGCTGCGGGAGCGGGCGGCGGCGATCGCCGCCCGGTTGCGCGCCGCCGGGGTCGAGCGGGGCGGGCGGGTGGCCATCGTGCTGCCGAACGGGCCGGAGATCGTCGAGGTACTGCTCGGCGTGGCCGCCGCCGGCGCCGCGGCGGCGCCGCTCAACCCGGCCTACACGGAGCCGGAGTACCGCTTCTATCTCGAGGATCTGGCACCGCAGCTGCTCGTGGTCGGTGCGGGCGCGGCCCCCATCGCCCGGGCCGCCGCCGACGCGACCCCGGTCGTCGAGGTCACGCCGCGCGCGGGCGCCGAGCCGCTGCTCACGCGGGACGGTGTCGATCTCCCCGCCGACCGCGACGGCGCCGGCGGCGGCCCCGAGGACGTCGCCCTGCTGCTGCACACGAGCGGGACGACGTCACGGCCCAAGCAGGTGCCGCTCCTGCAGCGCAACCTGACGTCCCAGGCCCGCTCGATCGCCGCCCACTACCAGCTCTCGCCCGAGGACGTGTCCTACTGCGCGATGCCGCTCTTCCACGTTCACGGGCTGCTCGCCTCGACGCTCGCCCAGCTGGCCGCCGGCGGCACCGTGATCGTGCCCCGCCGGTTCAGCCCGCGCCGCTTCTGGGGCCAGGCCGAGACGCATGGCGTGACCTGGGTGTCGGCCGGGCCGACGCTGCACCAGATGGTCCTCGACCAGCCCGGCACCGCGCCCGGAACGCTGCGCTTCACCCGCTCGTGCAGCTCGGCGCTCTCGCCGCGGCTTATGCGCGACGCCGAGGCCCGCTACGGCGTCCCCATGATCGAGGCCTACGGAATGACCGAAGCGGGCCACCAGATGACCTCGAACCCGCTCCCCCCCGCGGCCCGGCTCGAGGGCTCGGTGGGGATCTCCGCCGGAGCCGAGATCCGGGTCGTCGACACCGCGGGCCGCGATGTCGTGCCCGGGGCGGCCGGCGAGGTGGCGATCCGCGGGCCGGGCCTCACCCCCGGCTACCTGAACAACGAGCGCGCGAACGCCGAAGCGTTCTTCGACGGCTGGTTCCGCACGGGCGACGAGGGCACGCTGTGCGACGGCTACCTGCGGCTGCGCGGCCGTCTCAAGGAGATGATCATCCGCGGCGGCGAGAACATCTCGCCACAGGAGATCGAGGCGGTCCTGCTCTCCCACCCCGACGTCGGCGAGGCGGTCGTCTTCGGCGTCGACGACGACAAGTACGGCCAGACCGTCGCCGCCGCGGTCGTCCTCACCGGCTCGGCCGCTCCCGACGAGCTGCGGACGCATGCGCGCAAGTCGCTCGCGGCGTTCAAGGTGCCGGCCACGATCCACGTCCTCTCCGAGATCCCGAAGACGCCGACCGGGAAGGTGCAGCGCTCGCGGATGCCGGCCCACCTGGCGGGCGGGGGCTCGTGA
- a CDS encoding ABC transporter ATP-binding protein, with protein MSAAPAVADPLLDVSGLHVELMIDGVLRPVIHDVSLQIRAGEAVGLVGESGSGKSMTARAIARLLPAGAVVDGRISFGGRQVLELGPRQLRGYRTDGIAMIFQDPRAHTNPVRRIGDFLTEALRTSKGVREDEAKRRAVATLAEVGIEDGARRLRQFPHELSGGMLQRVMIAAALLSEPQLLLADEPTTALDVTTQSEVMAILDDLRRERGLAMLFITHDLELAGAVCDRTCVMYAGSIVEQQSSAGLNTDPLHPYTAALLAARPRLDATADRLAAIAGRPRSAFEAPDGCAFADRCPYREPQCTAEQQVLRPLGAGLVRCRRAEEVHADLRALSEKAGARG; from the coding sequence GTGAGCGCCGCGCCCGCCGTGGCCGACCCGCTGCTCGACGTCTCCGGCCTGCACGTCGAGCTCATGATCGACGGCGTGCTGCGGCCGGTGATCCACGACGTGTCGCTGCAGATCCGGGCGGGCGAGGCGGTCGGCCTGGTGGGCGAGTCCGGCTCGGGCAAGTCGATGACCGCGCGGGCGATCGCGCGGCTGCTGCCGGCGGGCGCCGTCGTCGACGGCCGCATCTCCTTCGGCGGCCGCCAGGTGCTCGAGCTCGGCCCGCGCCAGCTGCGCGGCTACCGCACGGACGGGATCGCGATGATCTTCCAGGACCCGCGCGCACACACGAACCCGGTGCGCCGCATCGGCGACTTCCTCACCGAGGCGCTGCGGACGTCGAAGGGCGTCCGCGAGGACGAGGCCAAGCGGCGCGCGGTGGCGACCCTCGCGGAGGTCGGGATCGAGGACGGCGCCCGGCGGCTGCGCCAGTTCCCGCACGAGCTCTCCGGCGGGATGCTGCAGCGGGTGATGATCGCGGCCGCGCTGCTGTCGGAGCCGCAGCTGCTGCTGGCCGACGAGCCCACCACCGCGCTCGACGTCACCACCCAGTCCGAGGTGATGGCGATCCTCGACGACCTGCGCCGCGAACGCGGCCTGGCGATGCTCTTCATCACCCACGACCTCGAGCTGGCCGGCGCCGTCTGCGACCGCACGTGCGTCATGTACGCCGGCTCGATCGTGGAGCAGCAGTCGAGCGCCGGCCTGAACACCGACCCCCTCCACCCCTACACGGCCGCGCTGCTCGCGGCCCGGCCTCGCCTGGACGCCACCGCCGATCGCCTGGCCGCGATCGCGGGGCGGCCGCGCTCGGCCTTCGAGGCGCCCGACGGATGCGCGTTCGCCGACCGCTGCCCGTATCGCGAGCCGCAGTGTACGGCGGAGCAGCAGGTGCTGCGGCCGCTCGGGGCCGGTCTCGTGCGCTGCCGCCGCGCCGAAGAGGTGCACGCCGATCTGCGGGCGCTGAGCGAGAAGGCGGGTGCACGTGGCTAG
- a CDS encoding HAMP domain-containing sensor histidine kinase, producing MSVRLRLAAWFVLVMAVLVVATSAITYAIVRSDLRGEAQRSAKRLARAAARGEPNELRLDGMAAPGDRIWVTGAGGVVLNSTTGAPGHTLAGVRRAIARAPSGATSARVTRSDGGQAIVLLANRSVASTLDTLLRTLVAVGIGILIAAGLMGAFLARRALRPVDRMRQQVDDIPGDALDRRITEGRPDELGRLAHAFNRLLERAELAAQQQQRFVADASHELKTPLTALQGHARILARSVEREEWDLVQESAAVIGHETRRVSATVAELLSLAEAGSPAMRSVPVRLDVVAAEACEEMRALDPERPLEASLAPVTVSGDERRLGELVRVLVDNALKYSPAGSPVLVTVSDLAGPTLTVTDRGRGLTPQDRERAFDRFYRGSASSGISGSGLGLAIAQAICERHRAVLTLEPATGGGTLAAVRFPPAGAPA from the coding sequence GTGAGCGTCCGCCTTCGCCTGGCGGCCTGGTTCGTGCTCGTGATGGCGGTGCTGGTGGTGGCCACCTCGGCGATCACGTACGCGATCGTCCGCTCCGACCTGCGCGGCGAGGCCCAGCGCTCGGCGAAGCGGCTGGCCCGGGCCGCGGCCCGGGGAGAGCCGAACGAGCTGCGCCTCGACGGCATGGCCGCCCCGGGCGACCGGATCTGGGTCACCGGCGCGGGCGGTGTCGTCCTCAACTCGACGACGGGCGCCCCCGGGCATACCCTCGCCGGCGTGCGCAGGGCGATCGCCCGCGCCCCGTCCGGCGCGACCAGCGCGCGGGTCACCCGCAGCGACGGGGGCCAGGCGATCGTGCTGCTCGCGAACCGCAGCGTCGCCTCGACGCTCGACACGCTGCTGCGCACGCTGGTGGCCGTCGGGATCGGCATCCTCATCGCGGCGGGCCTCATGGGGGCGTTCCTGGCGCGACGGGCGCTGCGGCCCGTCGATCGCATGCGCCAGCAGGTCGACGACATTCCCGGCGACGCGCTCGACCGCCGCATCACCGAGGGCCGGCCGGACGAGCTGGGTCGCCTGGCGCACGCGTTCAACCGGCTGCTCGAGCGGGCCGAGCTCGCAGCCCAGCAGCAGCAGCGGTTCGTCGCCGACGCCTCGCACGAGCTGAAGACGCCGCTCACCGCCCTGCAGGGGCATGCGCGCATCCTGGCCCGGTCGGTCGAGCGGGAGGAGTGGGATCTCGTCCAGGAGTCGGCGGCGGTCATCGGGCACGAGACGCGGCGCGTGTCGGCGACCGTGGCCGAGCTGCTCTCGCTGGCCGAGGCCGGCAGCCCGGCGATGCGCTCGGTGCCGGTCAGGCTCGACGTCGTCGCCGCCGAGGCCTGCGAGGAGATGCGCGCGCTCGACCCCGAGCGGCCGCTGGAGGCGTCGCTCGCGCCCGTGACCGTGTCGGGCGACGAGCGCCGACTGGGGGAGCTCGTGCGGGTGCTGGTCGACAACGCCCTCAAGTACAGCCCGGCCGGCTCGCCGGTGCTCGTCACGGTCAGCGACCTCGCCGGCCCGACGCTGACCGTGACCGACCGCGGCCGCGGCCTGACGCCGCAGGATCGCGAGCGCGCGTTCGACCGCTTCTACCGCGGGTCGGCCTCGAGCGGCATCTCCGGGAGCGGCCTTGGCCTCGCCATCGCGCAGGCCATCTGCGAGCGCCACCGGGCGGTGCTCACGCTCGAGCCGGCCACGGGGGGTGGGACGCTTGCGGCGGTGCGGTTCCCGCCCGCCGGCGCGCCGGCCTAG